One window from the genome of Myxococcales bacterium encodes:
- a CDS encoding ATP phosphoribosyltransferase, with protein sequence MAAAGKSSPRRAGPGDLLTLALPKGRILQEAAALLAKAGYDVSPALGESRELQFVCGPLRVLVVRSSDVITYVSRGAADLGVAGSDVLEEAGVDMYAPLCLGIGRCDMVVAARADEQTRPTSMQLIRVGTKYPRTAAKYYDSRGLAADIIELSGSIELGPWTGLCDQIVDITQSGETLRQNHLTIVDKVGPVASMLVVNRAAMKLRHAEISTMVARLRDHVQAPVV encoded by the coding sequence ATGGCGGCCGCGGGCAAATCCTCGCCGCGCCGCGCGGGCCCTGGCGACCTATTAACGCTGGCGCTGCCCAAAGGGCGCATCTTGCAAGAAGCCGCGGCGTTGCTGGCAAAGGCCGGCTATGACGTCTCGCCCGCGCTGGGCGAGTCGCGCGAGTTGCAATTTGTTTGCGGCCCACTGCGGGTGCTAGTCGTTCGGTCGTCGGATGTCATTACTTATGTAAGCCGGGGTGCGGCCGACCTCGGCGTCGCCGGCAGCGACGTCCTCGAGGAGGCCGGCGTCGACATGTATGCGCCACTTTGCCTCGGCATCGGCCGCTGCGACATGGTGGTGGCGGCGCGCGCGGACGAGCAGACGCGGCCAACGTCGATGCAGCTCATCCGCGTCGGGACCAAGTATCCCCGCACCGCGGCCAAATACTACGATAGCCGGGGGCTCGCCGCCGACATCATCGAGCTTTCAGGTTCCATCGAACTCGGGCCGTGGACGGGCCTTTGCGACCAGATCGTCGACATCACTCAGAGCGGCGAGACGCTGCGGCAGAATCATCTTACCATTGTCGACAAGGTAGGACCCGTGGCCAGCATGTTGGTGGTCAATCGCGCGGCGATGAAATTGCGCCACGCCGAGATTTCTACGATGGTGGCGCGGCTGCGCGATCACGTGCAGGCGCCCGTGGTATAA
- a CDS encoding OmpA family protein, producing MAAAAVIALAGSPAQAVAQSEGNLYINFFRPAIDSRGYITVNASSVLGKGEFSFGLQAIDWGHALLALKNGNATYDVTDTFSGTFGGAYGLKFGPVELELGLSVPLLLVNGDRGPDDEGDPNTPNDDQAFEFAEQGLGNVGVHLKTRFIKTSKPPHVGVGLILSAYLDTASDNIFGGDNQLMPEATLILDKEFGSEGRFRAALTGGFRYRGKVASFTDVGVGGATGTNQTVAVGSEVPYGLGLSYDLSLRKVSLVAEVIGSYGMDAENYKPLEALLALKLYLARNSFFSFGGGRGLRPSDGASPDWRLFVGIVFEPNLGDRDGDGIKDDVDQCPLEKEDFDGFEDADGCPDPDNDKDGILDIDDACPNDPEDFDGNEDTDGCPEGEPGDRDGDGIMDVDDQCPDDPEDKDGFEDADGCPDPDNDKDGILDRDDLCPNDPEDFDKFEDEDGCPDPDNDKDRILDNDDRCPNEPEDYDTIEDEDGCPEPGGRVVVTDSKIEILDKVYFDLDKATIKPVSYPILDAVAGTLLSNPDIELIEIQGHTDQQGGEDYNLKLSDDRAHSVEAYLISKGVEPVRLQAQGYGESQLIDERNNQTAYEKNRRVEFLILKRAN from the coding sequence ATGGCGGCAGCCGCGGTGATCGCGCTGGCGGGCTCGCCGGCGCAAGCGGTGGCGCAAAGCGAAGGCAATCTCTACATCAACTTCTTCCGGCCAGCGATCGACTCGCGCGGCTACATCACGGTTAACGCGTCGTCGGTCTTGGGCAAAGGCGAGTTCTCCTTTGGCCTGCAGGCCATCGACTGGGGCCACGCGCTGCTCGCGCTCAAGAATGGCAATGCGACGTATGACGTGACCGATACGTTTTCGGGGACGTTCGGCGGCGCCTACGGTCTCAAGTTCGGTCCGGTCGAGCTCGAGCTTGGGCTCTCGGTGCCGCTACTCTTGGTCAATGGCGATCGAGGTCCGGATGACGAGGGCGATCCAAATACGCCCAACGACGATCAGGCCTTTGAATTCGCCGAACAAGGCCTCGGCAACGTTGGCGTCCACCTCAAGACGCGCTTTATCAAGACTAGCAAGCCGCCGCACGTTGGCGTCGGCCTTATTCTCAGCGCCTATCTCGACACCGCGAGCGACAACATCTTTGGCGGCGACAACCAGCTCATGCCCGAGGCGACGCTCATTCTCGACAAGGAGTTTGGCAGCGAAGGCAGGTTTCGCGCCGCGCTCACCGGCGGCTTTCGCTACCGCGGCAAGGTAGCCAGCTTCACCGATGTTGGCGTCGGCGGCGCCACCGGCACCAACCAGACCGTGGCGGTCGGCAGCGAGGTGCCGTATGGCCTCGGGCTGTCATATGACCTCTCTTTGCGCAAGGTCTCGCTGGTGGCGGAAGTGATCGGCTCGTATGGCATGGATGCCGAGAACTACAAGCCGCTCGAGGCCTTGCTGGCGCTCAAGCTCTATCTCGCGCGCAATTCGTTTTTCTCGTTCGGTGGCGGCCGCGGCCTGCGACCCTCCGACGGCGCGAGCCCAGACTGGCGCTTGTTTGTCGGCATCGTGTTCGAGCCAAACCTCGGCGATCGAGACGGCGATGGCATTAAAGACGACGTCGACCAATGCCCGCTCGAAAAAGAAGACTTTGACGGCTTCGAGGACGCCGATGGCTGCCCCGATCCGGACAACGACAAGGATGGCATTCTCGATATCGACGACGCTTGTCCTAATGATCCGGAAGATTTCGACGGCAATGAGGACACCGATGGCTGCCCTGAGGGCGAGCCCGGTGACCGCGATGGCGACGGCATCATGGATGTTGACGACCAATGCCCCGATGATCCGGAAGACAAAGACGGCTTCGAAGACGCCGATGGCTGTCCCGATCCAGATAACGACAAGGACGGCATCCTGGACCGCGACGACCTATGTCCAAACGATCCCGAAGACTTTGACAAGTTCGAGGACGAGGACGGCTGTCCTGATCCAGACAACGATAAGGACCGCATCCTCGACAATGACGACCGCTGCCCGAATGAGCCCGAAGACTACGACACCATCGAAGACGAAGACGGCTGTCCTGAGCCGGGCGGGCGCGTCGTGGTCACCGACTCCAAGATCGAGATCCTCGACAAGGTCTACTTTGATCTCGACAAGGCGACCATCAAGCCGGTGTCGTACCCCATCCTCGACGCGGTGGCGGGCACGCTGCTCTCCAACCCCGACATCGAGCTCATCGAGATCCAAGGCCACACCGATCAACAGGGCGGCGAAGACTACAACCTCAAGCTCTCAGATGATCGCGCCCACTCGGTCGAGGCATATCTCATCAGCAAGGGCGTTGAGCCCGTGCGCCTGCAGGCGCAAGGCTACGGCGAATCGCAGCTCATCGACGAGCGCAACAATCAGACCGCTTACGAGAAGAATCGCCGCGTCGAGTTTCTCATCTTGAAACGCGCGAACTAG
- a CDS encoding FHA domain-containing protein, translating into MFKLVISDDEGKTTVVPLVRDEITIGRKEGNTIRLTERNVSRRHARIVRAGDQVEVEDLGSYNGVRVNGVRIDVKQALSMADRVQIGDYLIELKAEASAQLGPAGAPTSQMAAVGGGNTEPTAIGVMSRTITAPDVAVVPPPEALAADSSQFVRNELDADPTVPVRASASGSLASQAGFARLVVLSTSYAGEEFVLNHAQAIIGRDSDSEISLDHKSLSRSHARIVRELDTGAYHIEDLESANGVRVNGSPQLRSPLGRGDLIELGDLKLRFVAAGEEFSFSPEHTLADASEPPRGGKTLWIVLGVIAAAGIIGWQLVSQSSSTASLTPKAPDAATQALDAAVPVIDAALVDAAIADAALVDAAAIDATMVVMAPDAAQAPIAPRPEAAFAVAVKAGQHEAAFELWRASADDPAFVAAAARDKKTLERAYTAAQLAAAKPLSAAKDCAAIEALATQAAANSTSTATSLRTLAAKCVTAAAAPVTSEPKPEKKPKPTLDASTTPVVTAPTTGDPSNAAEAIAIARDAAFNGFHAKAARYAATALKFEGGNVDALQILVLSNCKMGKADEAKRFAGKLPAASRSAVRQVCLSHGVTLD; encoded by the coding sequence ATGTTCAAACTAGTGATCTCAGATGACGAGGGCAAGACCACGGTCGTGCCGTTGGTCCGCGACGAAATCACCATTGGGCGCAAGGAGGGCAACACGATCCGGCTCACCGAACGCAATGTGTCGCGGCGTCACGCCCGCATCGTGCGCGCAGGCGATCAGGTCGAAGTCGAAGATCTCGGCAGCTACAACGGCGTGCGCGTCAATGGCGTGCGCATCGACGTCAAGCAAGCGCTTTCCATGGCCGATCGCGTGCAGATTGGCGACTACCTCATTGAGCTCAAGGCGGAGGCCTCGGCGCAGCTCGGCCCCGCGGGCGCACCTACCTCACAAATGGCCGCCGTTGGGGGAGGCAACACCGAGCCGACCGCCATCGGGGTCATGTCGCGCACGATCACCGCCCCGGATGTGGCGGTGGTGCCGCCACCGGAGGCGCTCGCGGCCGATTCGTCACAATTTGTCCGCAACGAGCTCGACGCCGATCCAACGGTACCGGTGCGTGCGAGTGCCAGCGGCAGCCTCGCAAGCCAGGCGGGCTTCGCGCGCTTGGTCGTGTTGTCGACGTCGTATGCCGGCGAAGAGTTTGTGCTCAATCATGCGCAGGCGATCATTGGCCGCGACAGCGATAGCGAGATTAGCCTCGATCATAAGTCGCTGAGCCGCAGCCATGCGCGCATCGTGCGCGAGCTTGATACGGGCGCCTACCATATCGAAGACCTCGAGTCCGCCAACGGCGTGCGCGTCAATGGCTCGCCGCAGCTGCGCAGTCCGCTTGGTCGAGGCGACCTCATCGAACTCGGCGATTTGAAGCTGCGCTTTGTCGCTGCCGGCGAGGAATTCTCGTTTAGCCCCGAACATACGTTGGCCGACGCCAGCGAGCCACCACGCGGCGGCAAGACGCTTTGGATCGTGCTCGGCGTCATCGCCGCAGCCGGTATCATTGGCTGGCAGCTAGTTAGTCAGTCATCGTCGACCGCGAGTCTGACGCCCAAGGCGCCCGATGCCGCCACGCAAGCGCTCGACGCGGCTGTCCCAGTGATCGATGCGGCCCTTGTCGATGCGGCAATCGCCGATGCGGCCCTGGTTGATGCCGCCGCGATCGACGCCACCATGGTGGTGATGGCACCGGACGCCGCGCAAGCGCCCATTGCACCGCGCCCCGAGGCAGCCTTTGCGGTGGCCGTAAAAGCTGGGCAACACGAGGCAGCCTTTGAGCTGTGGCGCGCGAGCGCAGATGATCCGGCCTTCGTTGCAGCCGCGGCGCGCGACAAAAAAACGCTTGAGCGCGCGTACACCGCGGCGCAACTAGCCGCGGCCAAGCCACTATCGGCCGCGAAGGATTGCGCCGCCATCGAAGCGTTAGCCACGCAGGCCGCCGCTAATTCCACCAGCACGGCGACGTCGCTGCGCACGCTCGCCGCCAAGTGCGTCACCGCCGCGGCCGCGCCGGTGACGTCCGAGCCCAAGCCCGAAAAGAAGCCCAAGCCAACGCTCGATGCCAGCACCACGCCCGTGGTGACTGCGCCAACCACGGGTGACCCGAGCAACGCCGCCGAAGCGATCGCCATTGCGCGCGATGCCGCGTTCAATGGCTTTCACGCCAAGGCCGCGCGCTATGCCGCCACGGCGTTAAAATTCGAGGGTGGCAATGTCGATGCCTTGCAGATCTTGGTCTTGTCGAATTGCAAGATGGGCAAAGCCGACGAGGCCAAGCGCTTTGCGGGCAAGCTGCCCGCGGCTAGCCGCAGCGCCGTTCGCCAGGTGTGCCTGTCGCATGGCGTCACCCTTGACTAA
- a CDS encoding HEAT repeat domain-containing protein gives MSATHAGARRLGWRGATSALVIALFCGGLAAGMNPSPSAPLALVPTLDFALSAASELPSKRLVEEITGSAEAAATSLQQIATDPNRAPGVRLRALASLTAYPGPALRNAMRGLLDGYAAQAELLPIDVWMVRGALEVLATCGDAGDVARITTWLEWEPSRDVRARAAWALGALGEVGGIDALKKRFLRESVGQVSYQITTALDLLEQ, from the coding sequence ATGAGCGCGACGCACGCGGGAGCTAGACGGCTTGGCTGGCGAGGCGCTACGTCCGCCTTGGTCATCGCCTTATTTTGCGGCGGCCTCGCCGCCGGCATGAACCCGTCGCCTTCCGCACCGTTGGCGCTCGTACCGACGTTAGATTTTGCGTTGAGCGCCGCGAGCGAGTTGCCTAGCAAGCGCCTGGTTGAAGAAATTACCGGTAGCGCCGAGGCGGCGGCAACGTCGCTACAGCAGATCGCGACCGATCCCAACCGCGCGCCTGGGGTTCGCTTGCGCGCGCTTGCCAGCCTGACCGCATATCCGGGCCCAGCGCTGCGCAACGCCATGAGAGGCCTGCTCGATGGCTACGCCGCGCAAGCCGAGCTTTTGCCGATAGACGTGTGGATGGTGCGCGGCGCGCTCGAGGTGTTGGCGACGTGTGGTGATGCGGGAGACGTCGCGCGCATCACCACGTGGCTCGAATGGGAACCATCGCGCGATGTTCGCGCCCGAGCCGCGTGGGCGCTCGGCGCGCTCGGCGAGGTCGGCGGCATTGACGCGCTCAAGAAGCGTTTCTTGCGCGAGTCGGTGGGCCAAGTAAGCTATCAAATTACGACCGCGCTAGATCTGCTTGAACAATAG
- a CDS encoding ATP-binding cassette domain-containing protein: MSGFGRRLLRFARGSAIDLPDVQGIADTPPAVASFVAGADDDVALGEHELCPDEFVVAINDDGGDLDEPSTSLVGIAPHPELPPPLLQIGTLALARGDVAILHAEAGAGSEQLIAQVLGLTSRAIEGVALWGHHVARLRPAAIRAMRQRIGVVPQRLQLLDRRSVFDNVALPLEIDGVTADELSARADELLQAFDLAKVAGRTVGSLSLAMQQRVAFARACIRRPELVLADHPTMHQDDAGVTFFADQLAVMRHLGATALVVTSDLRLLHRARAEQWAPYVLHDGLPVAAHAAARDVEFLFESVATSPREEQGAFAMGSATGYAG, encoded by the coding sequence ATGAGCGGATTTGGTCGTCGTTTGCTCCGATTCGCGCGTGGCTCGGCCATTGATCTGCCGGACGTGCAAGGCATCGCCGATACGCCCCCGGCCGTGGCCAGTTTTGTGGCCGGTGCTGATGACGACGTCGCGCTCGGCGAGCACGAGCTATGCCCCGACGAATTCGTCGTCGCCATCAACGACGACGGGGGTGATCTCGACGAGCCGTCTACCTCCCTCGTAGGCATCGCGCCGCACCCCGAATTGCCACCGCCCTTGTTACAAATCGGAACGCTCGCGTTGGCGCGCGGCGACGTTGCGATCTTGCACGCCGAGGCCGGCGCCGGCAGCGAGCAATTAATCGCGCAGGTCTTGGGACTTACCTCGAGGGCCATCGAAGGCGTCGCGTTGTGGGGTCATCATGTGGCGAGGCTTCGCCCCGCGGCGATCCGCGCCATGCGCCAACGCATTGGCGTGGTGCCGCAACGCCTGCAGCTACTAGATCGCCGCAGCGTTTTTGACAATGTTGCCCTGCCGCTCGAAATAGACGGCGTCACCGCCGACGAGCTCAGCGCACGCGCCGACGAGCTCTTGCAAGCCTTTGACCTCGCGAAAGTCGCGGGTCGCACGGTCGGCTCGCTGTCGCTGGCAATGCAGCAACGCGTCGCTTTTGCGCGGGCCTGCATCCGTCGCCCCGAATTGGTCTTAGCTGATCATCCCACCATGCATCAAGATGACGCCGGCGTAACCTTCTTTGCGGATCAGCTCGCGGTGATGCGGCACCTGGGCGCGACCGCGCTCGTCGTCACGAGCGATCTCCGCTTGCTCCATCGCGCGCGCGCCGAGCAGTGGGCACCGTACGTGCTTCACGACGGCCTGCCGGTGGCAGCGCACGCGGCCGCGCGTGACGTAGAATTTTTGTTCGAGTCGGTTGCCACCTCGCCCCGCGAGGAGCAGGGGGCATTTGCTATGGGGAGTGCGACGGGCTATGCGGGCTAG
- a CDS encoding peptidoglycan DD-metalloendopeptidase family protein yields the protein MRLLLTATVVTALLAQNDAMPAANAAAGVDAPLAPLARLARQQEIIDDASKIIRDRLAVVLRQRETFAQAATLAVLAPAAGRGVTAKPSVGAARRRGFAAFVLGRYQRDISMQRAEATRMAIADRAAAQRLTELQAALATPLTKLRWPTNGAVLVEFGTRHDAARRLTLAQRGMRLAVGDDARTPKAVAGADISAPGDGTVAYAGPLQGLGLVVVLDHGAMMTVVGGLTSAHVRTGEYIARGAPIGRAVGSIYLELRLGARLGMPVNPRPYFAEFPSK from the coding sequence GTGCGCCTGTTATTAACGGCAACCGTCGTAACCGCGCTGCTTGCGCAAAACGACGCCATGCCCGCTGCCAACGCGGCGGCTGGCGTCGATGCGCCCTTGGCGCCGCTCGCGCGCCTCGCGCGCCAACAAGAAATCATCGATGACGCCTCCAAAATTATTCGCGATCGCCTCGCCGTGGTGCTCCGCCAACGTGAGACCTTTGCGCAAGCCGCGACCTTGGCCGTCTTGGCGCCTGCGGCCGGGCGTGGCGTCACCGCGAAGCCGTCGGTGGGGGCCGCGCGGCGGCGAGGCTTTGCCGCCTTCGTGCTCGGCCGATATCAACGCGACATTTCGATGCAACGCGCCGAGGCAACGCGCATGGCGATCGCGGATCGGGCCGCGGCGCAGCGCCTGACCGAGCTGCAGGCGGCGTTGGCGACGCCGCTGACCAAATTGCGATGGCCGACTAACGGCGCCGTGTTGGTTGAGTTTGGTACCCGCCACGATGCCGCGCGCCGACTTACCCTGGCGCAACGAGGCATGCGGCTCGCCGTCGGCGACGACGCGCGCACGCCAAAGGCCGTCGCGGGCGCAGACATCAGCGCGCCTGGCGATGGTACGGTAGCCTATGCGGGACCCCTGCAGGGCCTCGGCCTCGTCGTGGTGCTAGATCACGGCGCCATGATGACCGTCGTCGGCGGCCTTACCTCGGCACATGTGCGCACAGGAGAATACATCGCGCGCGGCGCGCCCATTGGTCGCGCTGTGGGGTCGATCTATCTCGAACTTCGTCTCGGCGCGCGCCTGGGGATGCCGGTCAATCCACGGCCGTACTTCGCCGAGTTTCCTAGCAAATGA
- a CDS encoding matrixin family metalloprotease, with protein MAMAIAWASGAGCALESSATLGVDTEVPDNFAEFAAQTYREPWDGGLYIVNGDTPIVDDKELYEFWQMLRAGDGGLIVDQAGNGDNAWNTAAKQNLTYCVSNSFGANKPQMLAALTAATTQGWEAFADIDFVYLAAHDANCTKNNNSVVFNIRPVSGQQYLARAFFPNDPRKAREVLVDASAFATGGWPLKNVLAHELGHALGFRHEHTRPQAGVCFEDDNWRALTEYDAASVMHYPQCNGTSTALAFTTKDRQGAVALYGAAGAAPGGTPSGEPTTVHFAGNVSKNAFARFAAFKAAAGTTFSVAMTGSGDPDLYVRFGAAPTASQYHCRPYLEGATELCELTVPAGISEVHVAVFGYTAASYKLDVAYQKP; from the coding sequence ATGGCCATGGCCATCGCGTGGGCAAGCGGCGCAGGTTGCGCGCTTGAATCATCTGCGACGCTGGGCGTTGATACGGAGGTCCCGGACAACTTCGCCGAGTTTGCGGCGCAAACGTATCGCGAGCCATGGGACGGCGGCCTTTACATTGTGAATGGAGATACGCCCATCGTCGATGATAAAGAACTCTATGAATTTTGGCAGATGCTCCGCGCGGGTGATGGCGGTCTCATCGTCGATCAGGCTGGCAACGGCGATAACGCGTGGAACACGGCCGCCAAGCAAAACCTGACCTACTGTGTCAGCAATAGCTTTGGCGCCAACAAACCGCAAATGTTGGCCGCCCTAACCGCCGCGACAACACAGGGATGGGAAGCCTTCGCCGATATCGATTTCGTCTATCTGGCGGCCCATGACGCCAACTGCACGAAAAACAACAATTCGGTGGTTTTCAACATTAGGCCGGTGTCCGGACAGCAATATTTGGCGCGGGCCTTTTTTCCCAATGACCCACGCAAGGCGCGCGAGGTGTTGGTCGATGCCAGCGCATTTGCGACCGGCGGCTGGCCGCTCAAAAATGTCTTGGCGCATGAGCTTGGCCACGCCCTTGGATTTCGTCACGAGCATACGCGGCCACAGGCGGGCGTCTGCTTCGAAGATGACAACTGGCGGGCCTTAACCGAGTACGACGCCGCCTCGGTCATGCACTATCCACAATGCAACGGCACGTCGACCGCCTTGGCCTTTACGACCAAGGATCGCCAAGGCGCGGTAGCGTTGTACGGTGCGGCTGGCGCGGCACCCGGCGGCACGCCAAGCGGCGAACCCACGACGGTGCATTTTGCGGGCAACGTGAGCAAGAATGCGTTTGCGCGCTTCGCCGCATTCAAGGCCGCTGCCGGAACAACATTTTCGGTCGCGATGACAGGCAGCGGCGACCCAGACTTGTATGTTCGCTTCGGCGCGGCGCCGACGGCGAGCCAGTACCATTGCCGACCTTATCTCGAAGGCGCGACCGAGCTCTGCGAGCTCACGGTACCCGCGGGCATTAGCGAGGTCCATGTTGCGGTCTTTGGTTACACCGCCGCCTCCTATAAGCTCGACGTCGCCTATCAAAAGCCATAA